Genomic window (Streptomyces liliiviolaceus):
TCCTGGCGCCGCCACGCTGAGAGAAGAAACCCTCTCTGAAATGCGAGTACGCATTTCAGAGAGGGTTTCTTCGTGTTCGGGCGGCTCCGGGCCCGGTGGCCGGTGGCGCGGCCGTCACAGGGTCCCGGACCACGGGAGCGCGGAGCGCCCCGCAGCCGCGCCCCGCGTTCTCTCCGTACCCTGACCCCATGTCCTCACGTCGCCGGATCTGCCCCGAGTGCCGTCGCGAGATCGCCGTCGTCGCCGGGCGGTTCGCCCGGCACGACCCGGCGGGGGCGCGGGGGAGCGGGGAACTCGTGTCCTGCCCGGGGTCGCGCAGGCAGGCGGAGCTCGGGGCCTCTCAGCCGGCGCTGGACGGGTACGTCGTCGCGGACTTCCCCGGCCAGCTTCCGCTCTTCTGACGCCCGCGGCCTTGCGGGCCGACGGCTTCCGGACGGCCTTGACTCTCGGGGCCGGCCTTCACCGGCGCCCTCCCGCCCACCTGCCCGTCAGTTGCCCGCCACCGACTTGACCGCCACCGACACCGGTGTGGAACCGCTGATCAGCTCCAGGGTCAGGCCCGCGGTCGCCGGGGTGTCCACCAGTTCCGCGAGGACCGCGGCGACGTCGTCGCGCGGGACCGGTCCGCGGCCCGTGGCGGCCTCCAGACGGACGAGGCCCTTGCCCGCGTCGTTCGTCAGCATGCCGGGGCGCAGGATCGTCCAGTCCAGGCCGCGGTGGGCGCGTACGTACGCGTCGGCCTCGCCCTTGGCACGCTGGTACGCGTCGAAGACCTCGTCCCCGGGGTGCTCCGGATCCGCGCCCATGGAGGACACGACCACATGGCGTCGTACCCCCGCCCGGGCCGCCGCGTCCGCGAAGAGCACCGCGGCTCCCCGGTCCACGGTC
Coding sequences:
- a CDS encoding NAD(P)H-binding protein, with the translated sequence MRIVIAGGHGQIALRLERLLAARGDEVAGIIRRAEQGDDLRAAGAEPVLCDLESASEEEVSAHLRGADAAIFAAGAGPDSGAARKETVDRGAAVLFADAAARAGVRRHVVVSSMGADPEHPGDEVFDAYQRAKGEADAYVRAHRGLDWTILRPGMLTNDAGKGLVRLEAATGRGPVPRDDVAAVLAELVDTPATAGLTLELISGSTPVSVAVKSVAGN